A genomic region of Salinibacter pepae contains the following coding sequences:
- the rsmB gene encoding 16S rRNA (cytosine(967)-C(5))-methyltransferase RsmB codes for MDVTIDTVSPARVHALDHLERVRKDDAFVDKLTIEDADARTRRQARELVAGVTRQRRWLDFVLGEAYHGDYDSMEHRLQEILRLGLYELLFQSTPTHAAVDEYVELAKQALRPGAGNLVNGVLRTIDRDREHIPTPDTGDDANDLALRYSHPTWMVQRWLGRFGLDETTELLRANNRRPMYSVRINPLRTSEADVAAWLDEHDVVHVDSPYLDRYLRLKRLQALIAGDLLDDGHVAVQDESAGLVVRLLDPQPGETLIDGCAAPGGKAMHAAARMEGTGTIYAVDRDEQRLERVATAAEAQAASEMVEVETADLRAWAAGPKPPQGDRVLLDVPCTGMGVLAKRAGLRWRRSMEDLEEMAELQDELLDAAAQLVRPGGLLVYSTCTTEPEENERRVEAFLARHDGFTVESADGHVPDEMVSDAGFLATLPHRHRMDGAFAARLRRDEA; via the coding sequence ATGGACGTCACGATCGATACCGTCTCGCCCGCCCGCGTTCACGCCCTCGACCACCTCGAGCGGGTGCGCAAGGACGACGCCTTCGTCGACAAGCTGACGATTGAGGACGCCGACGCCCGCACCCGCCGGCAGGCCCGCGAACTGGTGGCGGGGGTCACGCGGCAGCGCCGGTGGCTCGACTTTGTGCTGGGCGAGGCGTACCACGGGGACTACGACTCGATGGAGCACCGGCTCCAGGAGATCCTGCGGCTCGGCCTCTACGAGCTGCTGTTCCAGTCCACCCCGACCCACGCGGCCGTCGACGAGTACGTGGAGCTCGCCAAGCAGGCGCTCCGGCCCGGCGCGGGCAACCTCGTCAACGGCGTGCTCCGCACCATCGACCGCGACCGCGAGCACATCCCCACGCCCGACACGGGCGACGACGCGAACGACCTCGCCCTTCGCTACTCCCACCCCACCTGGATGGTGCAGCGCTGGCTGGGCCGCTTCGGGCTCGACGAGACGACCGAGCTCCTCCGCGCCAACAACCGGCGGCCCATGTACAGCGTGCGCATCAACCCGCTGCGCACGAGCGAGGCCGACGTGGCGGCGTGGCTCGACGAGCACGACGTGGTACACGTCGACTCGCCGTACCTCGACCGGTACCTGCGCCTGAAGCGCCTTCAGGCCCTCATCGCGGGCGACCTGCTCGACGACGGGCACGTGGCGGTGCAGGACGAGAGCGCCGGCCTCGTGGTGCGGCTGCTCGACCCGCAGCCCGGGGAGACCCTGATCGACGGCTGCGCGGCGCCGGGCGGCAAGGCGATGCACGCGGCGGCCCGCATGGAGGGGACCGGGACGATCTACGCGGTCGACCGCGACGAACAGCGCCTGGAGCGGGTCGCGACGGCGGCGGAGGCACAGGCCGCGTCCGAGATGGTGGAGGTGGAGACGGCCGACCTGCGCGCCTGGGCCGCCGGGCCGAAGCCCCCGCAGGGCGACCGGGTGCTGCTGGACGTGCCGTGCACGGGAATGGGCGTGCTTGCGAAGCGGGCCGGCCTGCGGTGGCGGCGGTCGATGGAGGACCTGGAGGAGATGGCGGAGCTGCAGGACGAGCTCCTCGACGCGGCGGCCCAGCTCGTGCGGCCGGGCGGGCTCCTGGTCTATAGCACCTGCACCACCGAGCCCGAAGAAAACGAGCGGCGCGTCGAGGCCTTCCTGGCCCGCCACGACGGGTTCACGGTCGAGTCCGCCGACGGCCACGTGCCGGACGAGATGGTTTCGGATGCGGGCTTCCTCGCGACCCTTCCGCACCGCCACCGGATGGACGGGGCGTTTGCGGCCCGGCTGCGACGGGACGAGGCCTAG
- a CDS encoding DUF433 domain-containing protein, protein MADKSLDQRIVRTPDICGGKPRIAGHRITVQNITIWHDRLGWDADEIASECDLELADIYAALAYYFAHREEIDQSIREGKAFVEEMRRKTPSKLEEKLQGKT, encoded by the coding sequence ATGGCCGACAAGTCTCTCGACCAACGGATCGTCCGAACGCCTGACATCTGTGGCGGGAAGCCGCGGATTGCGGGCCATCGGATTACGGTTCAGAACATCACCATTTGGCACGATCGGCTCGGCTGGGACGCCGACGAAATCGCGTCCGAGTGCGACCTGGAACTGGCGGATATCTACGCGGCCCTTGCCTACTACTTCGCCCACCGCGAAGAGATTGACCAGTCGATTCGTGAGGGCAAAGCTTTCGTCGAAGAGATGCGGCGCAAGACACCGTCGAAGCTTGAGGAGAAGCTTCAGGGGAAGACGTAA
- a CDS encoding integron integrase codes for MVVDRALVFLYEQVLGEDLDDIGPLDRADRPKRLPTVLSRGEVQRLFAALSAGPNRLVAPLLYGSGLRLSEALRLRVKELDFHHGRPHVRDGKGGTDRTTVLPDRLHDPLRRHLKPVKAQHETDCADGVGGVYLPDALAEKSPNAATEWRWQYVFPSTTLSEDPRSGAVRRHHRSDSAVQRAVKKAADATEIETRATCHTLRHSFATHLLQDGTDVRTIQKLLGHEQLRTTMQYVHVLEQSGAAVTSPLDTLPVDPG; via the coding sequence GTGGTTGTAGACCGCGCCCTCGTCTTCCTCTACGAACAGGTGCTGGGCGAGGACCTTGACGACATCGGCCCGCTCGACCGCGCCGACCGCCCCAAACGCCTCCCCACGGTCCTTTCTCGCGGCGAGGTGCAGCGGCTCTTTGCGGCCCTCTCCGCCGGCCCGAATCGCCTGGTTGCCCCTCTGCTGTACGGAAGCGGACTCCGCCTCTCGGAGGCCCTGCGCCTCCGGGTCAAAGAGCTCGACTTCCACCACGGGCGCCCACACGTGCGGGACGGCAAGGGCGGCACGGACCGAACGACCGTGCTCCCCGATCGCCTTCACGATCCCCTCCGGCGCCACCTGAAACCGGTGAAGGCCCAGCACGAGACGGACTGTGCCGACGGGGTGGGCGGCGTCTACCTGCCGGACGCCCTCGCGGAAAAATCCCCGAACGCCGCTACCGAGTGGCGGTGGCAGTACGTGTTTCCCTCTACGACGCTCTCGGAAGACCCACGCAGCGGGGCCGTCCGCCGCCACCACCGTTCGGACTCCGCCGTGCAGCGGGCCGTCAAGAAGGCCGCCGACGCGACCGAGATCGAGACGCGCGCCACCTGTCACACGCTACGCCATTCATTTGCAACCCATTTGTTGCAGGACGGCACCGACGTGCGCACCATTCAGAAGCTGCTGGGCCACGAGCAACTGCGCACCACCATGCAGTACGTCCACGTTCTGGAGCAGAGCGGCGCGGCCGTGACGAGCCCGCTCGACACCCTGCCCGTGGACCCGGGATAG
- the ligA gene encoding NAD-dependent DNA ligase LigA: protein MPDVDPTPDLDLAAIDAEPAAAEAAEQLRAALRHHNYRYYVLDAPVVSDAEYDRLFRQLQALEAEYPGLQTPDSPTHQVGGPVRDELGTVTHPAPMLSLKAVYEEDEVRNFAETCREELGRDAVTYTAEPKFDGLAVELIYEDGRLVQGATRGDGETGEEITANVKTIKGVPLRLRDDARPVPDRLVVRGEAYMRKDEFNAFNRRREEAGKKVFANPRNAAAGSLRQLDSNITARRPLRIYFYEIAPVDGRDFATHAAVLEALPEWGLRVCEDHIRRCDGIDAALDHHAALVDRRDDLPYEIDGLVIKVNDFDGHETLGVRDRDPRWAAAYKFPPRRATTTIEDLFVQVGRTGRITPVAVLAPVEVGGVEVTRASLHNQNEIDRKNIRIGDTALIERAGDVIPQVVTVIEDERDGTETPYHIPDTCPVCGAEVVLSDDKKQAFCTGGMTCPAQFRERLKHYASRTATDIEGLGDKRAEQLIDAGLIEDISDLYELEKDDLLQLERYADKSAQNLLDEIAASLEQDLDRFLYALGIPLVGSATARLLAQHFASLDEVMAADEDALTAIDDIGPEVAHSIVTFFADDDNRRVIDDIRDAGLTLTNPYAADEAPLAGLTFVFTGSLDDWTRSAVQRFVEQHGANATSSVSGNTDYVVAGPGAGSKRDEAEERDIPVLDEDAFHELLRERGLDA from the coding sequence ATGCCCGACGTAGACCCGACGCCCGACCTCGACCTGGCGGCCATCGACGCCGAGCCGGCCGCGGCGGAGGCGGCCGAGCAGCTTCGCGCCGCGCTCCGGCACCACAACTACCGCTACTACGTCCTCGACGCCCCGGTCGTCTCCGACGCCGAGTACGACCGGCTCTTCCGGCAGCTTCAGGCCCTCGAGGCCGAGTACCCCGGGCTGCAAACGCCCGACTCCCCCACCCATCAGGTGGGCGGCCCGGTGCGCGACGAGCTGGGCACGGTGACTCACCCCGCGCCCATGCTCAGCCTGAAGGCCGTCTACGAGGAAGACGAGGTGCGCAACTTCGCCGAGACGTGCCGCGAAGAGCTGGGGCGCGACGCCGTCACGTATACCGCCGAGCCCAAGTTTGACGGGCTGGCCGTGGAGCTGATCTACGAGGACGGGCGCCTCGTGCAGGGCGCCACCCGCGGGGACGGCGAGACGGGCGAGGAGATTACGGCCAACGTGAAGACCATCAAGGGCGTCCCCCTCCGCCTCCGCGACGACGCCCGGCCCGTGCCCGACCGCCTCGTGGTGCGGGGCGAGGCGTACATGCGCAAGGACGAGTTCAACGCGTTCAACCGGCGGCGCGAGGAGGCGGGCAAGAAGGTGTTCGCCAACCCGCGCAACGCCGCCGCCGGCTCGCTCCGGCAGCTCGACTCCAATATCACCGCACGGCGCCCCCTCCGCATCTACTTCTACGAGATTGCCCCCGTCGACGGGCGCGACTTTGCGACGCACGCCGCGGTGCTGGAGGCCCTGCCGGAGTGGGGCCTGCGCGTCTGCGAGGACCACATCCGCCGCTGCGACGGGATCGACGCGGCGCTGGACCACCACGCCGCCCTCGTGGACCGGCGCGACGACCTGCCCTACGAGATCGACGGGCTCGTCATCAAGGTGAACGACTTCGACGGGCACGAGACGCTCGGCGTGCGCGACCGGGACCCGCGCTGGGCGGCGGCCTACAAGTTTCCGCCGCGCCGCGCCACCACCACGATCGAGGACCTCTTCGTGCAGGTGGGCCGCACGGGCCGCATCACGCCCGTGGCCGTGCTGGCGCCCGTGGAGGTCGGCGGCGTGGAGGTCACCCGCGCCTCCCTCCACAACCAGAACGAAATCGACCGCAAGAACATCCGCATCGGCGACACGGCGCTCATCGAGCGGGCCGGCGACGTGATCCCGCAGGTGGTGACAGTGATTGAGGACGAGCGCGACGGCACCGAAACCCCCTACCACATTCCCGACACGTGCCCCGTCTGCGGCGCCGAGGTGGTGCTCAGCGACGACAAGAAGCAGGCCTTCTGTACGGGCGGCATGACGTGCCCCGCCCAGTTCCGCGAGCGGCTGAAACACTACGCCTCCCGCACGGCGACCGACATCGAAGGCCTGGGCGACAAGCGCGCCGAGCAGCTCATCGACGCGGGGCTGATCGAGGACATCTCGGACCTCTACGAGCTGGAGAAGGACGACCTCCTGCAGCTGGAGCGGTACGCCGACAAGTCGGCCCAGAACCTGCTCGACGAGATTGCGGCGAGCTTGGAGCAGGACCTCGACCGCTTCCTGTACGCCCTCGGCATCCCACTGGTCGGCTCGGCCACGGCCCGCCTCCTCGCGCAGCACTTCGCGTCGCTGGATGAGGTCATGGCGGCCGACGAGGATGCCCTCACGGCGATTGACGACATCGGCCCGGAGGTGGCCCACAGCATCGTCACCTTCTTCGCGGACGACGACAACCGGCGGGTGATCGACGACATCCGGGATGCGGGCCTGACGCTCACGAATCCGTACGCGGCGGACGAGGCGCCGCTGGCGGGGCTTACGTTCGTCTTTACCGGCAGCCTCGACGACTGGACGCGCAGCGCGGTGCAGCGGTTCGTGGAGCAGCACGGCGCGAACGCCACCTCCAGCGTCAGCGGCAACACCGACTACGTCGTGGCCGGGCCGGGGGCGGGCAGCAAGCGGGACGAGGCGGAAGAACGGGACATCCCTGTGCTCGACGAGGACGCTTTTCACGAACTGCTCCGGGAGCGAGGACTCGACGCGTAG
- a CDS encoding PorT family protein: MRFVVCALVLMGLLGGATAGQAQDTRQYGFTIGVNRVTLQSPVSDLGSYFAAVGGGVVRQPVYGPVSAQAELLISQKGTRVDREEGGAIDYGAGYLKLPLLLHLEAPSVQSVVVHGEAGGFGAVKLFERQTPGGDVNLPFDTGRSFYRRLDAGAVAGVGAAFPIGGQRLNLTVRRVWGLRDAARDVTDQPFPDASFPAEGKTRAWSLMLRLGL, from the coding sequence ATGCGTTTTGTTGTGTGCGCGTTGGTTCTCATGGGGCTGCTCGGGGGGGCCACTGCGGGTCAGGCCCAGGACACCCGTCAGTACGGGTTCACGATCGGTGTCAACCGTGTGACGCTGCAGTCCCCAGTCTCCGACCTGGGCAGCTACTTCGCCGCGGTCGGCGGGGGCGTGGTGCGCCAGCCCGTGTACGGCCCCGTCTCGGCACAGGCCGAACTTCTGATTAGCCAGAAGGGCACCCGGGTCGATCGTGAGGAGGGCGGGGCCATCGACTACGGCGCCGGGTACCTCAAACTGCCCCTTCTCCTGCACCTGGAGGCGCCGTCCGTCCAGTCGGTCGTGGTGCATGGGGAGGCCGGTGGGTTCGGGGCCGTCAAGCTCTTTGAGCGGCAGACGCCGGGGGGCGACGTGAACCTGCCCTTCGACACGGGCCGGTCGTTCTACCGCCGCCTCGACGCCGGGGCCGTGGCGGGCGTGGGGGCGGCTTTCCCGATTGGGGGGCAGCGGCTCAACCTGACCGTACGCCGGGTGTGGGGGCTGCGGGACGCGGCGCGCGACGTGACGGACCAGCCGTTTCCCGACGCGTCCTTTCCCGCGGAGGGGAAGACGCGGGCGTGGTCGCTGATGCTGCGCCTCGGCCTCTAG
- the smc gene encoding chromosome segregation protein SMC, with amino-acid sequence MYLSKLELQGFKSFADETTLTFDPGVTTIVGPNGCGKSNIVDAIRWVIGEQRPTVLRSEKMENLIFNGTADRRPLGMAEVELTIENTDGVLPTEYAEVTIGRRLFRDGTSEYLMNGTTCRLKDITDLFMDTGMAADAYSVIELKMVDELVSGSTEDRRRMFEEAAGITRYKMRRRQALRKLEGTQSDLERIRDLTDEVSTQVERLERQAETAQRHQEAEAELRRLELLLAQVEFNRLTERRDALQRKETEHAERAAARAEDEEATEARLQELRETLATREATLQERREALQEHRARVREVEAEQRLQRERLTRARSDRDEAQQAQEEARERRRALTDEVERLESALEQARPALDDAEAALGDAREERDAAKAAATDRREDVRERREAAEAAEAEHAEQRRALDQRTNRQELLEDERTRARTQYDDLAETIDGLDARLEEAEANRAAAQEALDEARSARAEAATERDERRAALEAAQDELRELKRRRDAAEAEVELLEGLVGSYDEVSDAVQFLAAEALFDDLYTVADVLGCDDDVRVALDAALGALASCVVVPTVEEARAAVARLREAEKGQTSFLVLDRLPDAPPSPSAPEGAVPLRDAVRTTGPAYAPLADMLLRDCFLVDTLDEAEALAEQTQDAARSVRVFARTGEWVDSTGVLRGGSRQEDVSPAASRLGRREQLARAREQLGDLQAACEEQDEDVAEAEAALNEIDLAGHESAVQEAEATLADAEQRLERLRYERTSTEERRAELQERLDEIEEELTEHEDRVHELREAVEAAEEEMQRRRQERAEGEEALAEAEERERAAVDAFSEAQVAAVEARNRVDNLEQDLERTRDQIDEIDRQTGERTAALEDLEATIEAALDEQAALDEQIEALREEREDRDESVEAAEAALQETKAEIEDVESRLRSIRQERETALEQKNEAAVALTKVETRTQDLLDSMAADFDRDLADDPVSVPETFDESEAQSEVKSLRGTINALGDVNPLALEEYEEEKERLDFLREQKTDLEEAEDTLLDTIQEINTKASERFMETFDEIKESFGTIFTELFGEGASAELQLEDPDDPIDSAIEIVAKPRGKRPVTLDQLSSGEKALTATALLFSIYLVKPSPFCVLDEVDAPLDDANVERFMNLVRRFEDDTQFVLVTHNQRTMDLSDRMYGVTMEEQGVSTLVGVEFDEAAELTG; translated from the coding sequence ATGTACCTCAGCAAACTCGAACTGCAGGGCTTCAAAAGCTTTGCGGATGAGACCACGCTTACGTTCGACCCCGGCGTGACCACCATCGTCGGGCCGAACGGGTGCGGCAAGTCGAACATCGTCGACGCCATCCGCTGGGTCATCGGCGAGCAGCGCCCCACCGTGCTCCGGTCGGAGAAGATGGAAAACCTCATCTTTAACGGCACGGCCGACCGGCGCCCGCTCGGCATGGCGGAGGTGGAGCTGACGATCGAAAACACCGACGGGGTGCTGCCCACGGAGTACGCCGAGGTCACGATCGGCCGCCGTCTCTTCCGCGACGGCACGTCCGAGTACCTGATGAACGGGACCACGTGCCGCCTCAAGGACATCACCGACCTGTTCATGGACACCGGAATGGCGGCGGACGCCTACTCGGTGATCGAGCTGAAGATGGTCGACGAACTGGTGTCCGGCTCCACCGAGGACCGCCGGCGCATGTTCGAGGAGGCGGCCGGCATCACACGCTACAAGATGCGCCGGCGCCAGGCCCTCCGCAAGCTCGAGGGCACGCAGTCGGACCTGGAGCGCATCCGCGACCTGACCGACGAGGTGAGCACACAGGTGGAGCGCCTGGAGCGGCAGGCCGAGACGGCGCAGCGGCACCAGGAGGCGGAGGCGGAGCTGCGGCGCCTGGAGCTGCTGCTCGCGCAGGTGGAGTTCAACCGGCTCACGGAGCGCCGGGACGCGCTCCAGCGGAAGGAGACGGAGCACGCCGAGCGGGCCGCGGCGCGGGCCGAGGACGAGGAGGCGACCGAGGCCCGCCTTCAGGAGCTGCGGGAGACGCTCGCGACTCGGGAGGCCACCCTCCAGGAGCGTCGGGAGGCGCTCCAGGAGCACCGGGCGCGCGTCCGCGAGGTGGAGGCGGAGCAGCGGCTGCAGCGGGAGCGTCTCACCCGGGCCCGCAGCGACCGCGACGAGGCGCAACAGGCCCAGGAGGAGGCCCGCGAGCGGCGTAGGGCTCTGACCGACGAGGTGGAGCGCCTGGAGAGCGCCCTGGAGCAGGCCCGTCCCGCCCTCGACGACGCCGAGGCCGCCCTGGGCGATGCCCGCGAGGAGCGGGACGCGGCGAAGGCGGCCGCAACCGACCGCCGTGAAGACGTTCGGGAGCGCCGCGAGGCCGCCGAGGCGGCGGAGGCCGAGCACGCCGAGCAGCGCCGGGCGCTCGACCAGCGCACAAACCGGCAGGAGCTTCTGGAGGACGAGCGAACGCGTGCCCGCACCCAGTACGACGACCTGGCGGAGACCATCGACGGGCTTGACGCGCGCCTCGAGGAGGCGGAGGCGAACCGCGCCGCCGCCCAGGAGGCGCTCGACGAGGCCCGCTCGGCCCGAGCGGAGGCCGCCACGGAGCGGGACGAGCGGCGGGCCGCCCTGGAAGCGGCGCAGGACGAGCTTCGGGAGCTGAAACGCCGCCGGGACGCCGCCGAGGCGGAGGTCGAACTCCTCGAGGGCCTCGTCGGCAGCTACGACGAGGTTTCGGACGCCGTGCAGTTCCTGGCCGCCGAGGCGCTGTTCGACGACCTCTACACCGTGGCCGACGTGCTCGGGTGCGACGACGACGTCCGCGTGGCGCTCGACGCGGCCCTGGGCGCCCTCGCGTCCTGCGTGGTTGTGCCCACCGTGGAGGAGGCGCGGGCCGCCGTGGCCCGGCTGCGGGAGGCCGAGAAGGGGCAGACCTCGTTCCTCGTGCTCGACCGCCTTCCCGACGCGCCGCCGTCCCCGTCGGCGCCCGAGGGCGCGGTGCCCCTCCGAGATGCCGTGCGCACGACGGGCCCGGCGTACGCGCCGTTGGCCGACATGCTGCTGCGTGATTGCTTCCTCGTCGACACCCTCGACGAGGCGGAGGCCCTCGCCGAACAGACGCAGGACGCGGCCCGGTCGGTGCGGGTGTTTGCCCGCACGGGCGAGTGGGTCGACTCGACCGGTGTCCTTCGCGGGGGGAGCCGGCAGGAGGACGTGTCGCCGGCCGCGAGTCGCCTTGGGCGCCGCGAGCAGTTGGCCCGCGCCCGCGAGCAACTGGGCGACCTGCAAGCGGCCTGCGAGGAGCAGGACGAAGACGTGGCGGAGGCGGAGGCCGCCCTCAACGAGATCGACCTCGCGGGCCACGAGTCTGCGGTGCAGGAGGCCGAGGCGACCCTCGCCGACGCCGAGCAGCGCCTGGAGCGGCTCCGCTACGAGCGAACGTCGACCGAGGAGCGGCGCGCCGAGCTGCAGGAGCGCCTCGACGAGATTGAAGAGGAGCTCACCGAGCACGAGGACCGCGTCCACGAGCTGCGGGAGGCGGTGGAGGCTGCCGAGGAAGAGATGCAGCGCCGGCGCCAGGAGCGCGCGGAGGGGGAGGAGGCCCTCGCCGAGGCGGAGGAGCGCGAGCGGGCGGCCGTCGACGCCTTCAGCGAGGCACAGGTGGCGGCCGTGGAGGCCCGGAACCGGGTGGACAACCTGGAGCAGGACCTGGAACGGACCCGCGACCAGATCGACGAGATCGACCGACAGACCGGCGAGCGCACGGCCGCCCTTGAGGATCTAGAGGCCACCATCGAGGCGGCCCTCGACGAGCAGGCGGCCCTGGACGAACAGATCGAGGCCCTCCGCGAGGAGCGCGAGGACCGGGACGAGTCCGTGGAGGCGGCCGAAGCGGCCCTCCAGGAGACGAAGGCAGAGATCGAGGACGTGGAGTCTCGCCTTCGGTCGATCCGGCAGGAGCGCGAGACGGCCCTGGAGCAGAAAAACGAGGCGGCCGTGGCCCTGACGAAGGTGGAGACCCGCACCCAGGACCTGCTCGACAGCATGGCGGCGGACTTCGACCGGGACCTGGCGGACGACCCGGTGTCGGTGCCCGAGACGTTCGACGAGAGCGAGGCGCAGTCCGAGGTCAAGAGCCTGCGCGGCACGATCAACGCCCTGGGCGACGTGAATCCCCTCGCGCTTGAGGAGTACGAGGAAGAAAAGGAGCGCCTCGACTTTCTGCGGGAGCAGAAGACGGACCTGGAGGAGGCGGAGGACACGCTCCTCGACACCATCCAGGAGATCAACACGAAGGCCTCGGAGCGCTTCATGGAGACCTTTGACGAGATCAAGGAGAGCTTCGGCACCATCTTTACCGAGCTGTTCGGGGAGGGGGCTTCCGCGGAGTTGCAGCTTGAGGACCCGGACGACCCCATCGACTCGGCGATCGAGATCGTGGCCAAGCCGCGGGGCAAGCGGCCCGTTACGCTCGACCAGCTGTCCAGCGGCGAGAAGGCCCTCACGGCCACCGCGCTGCTCTTCTCCATCTACCTGGTAAAGCCGAGTCCCTTCTGCGTCCTCGACGAGGTGGACGCGCCGCTCGACGACGCCAACGTGGAGCGGTTCATGAACCTCGTCCGTCGCTTCGAGGACGACACCCAGTTCGTGCTCGTGACCCACAACCAGCGCACGATGGACCTCTCGGACCGCATGTACGGGGTGACGATGGAGGAGCAGGGCGTGTCGACGCTCGTGGGGGTGGAGTTCGACGAGGCCGCGGAGCTGACCGGGTAG
- a CDS encoding mechanosensitive ion channel family protein — translation MDALLTEALNVLRRTGLDALLILAGAAVLGLLVYGAVHRGLRALTRGLEGALPLRGALLRRTRGPLRMLAPVACVYLALPAVRASFSDTAQAVLDNGLQGLFVVGVAWALIAVLYAVEEAVSERYTTDVPDNLEARKIITQTRILRRIAATAIVAIAGGIVLMQYDPLRELGTGILASAGIVGIVVGVAAQRTLGDLIAGIQIALTQPIRVEDVVIVEGEFGWIEEITLTYVVVRVWDRRRIVLPITHFLEQPFQNWTRTSADLIGTVFLYLDYTVPVEELREELQRIVEASTHWDGDVVGLQMTDASERTVTLRATASAKDASTLWSLRCEIRERLVAYIREHHPDALPALRTRLDGPGEGERPARGGDA, via the coding sequence ATGGATGCGTTGCTTACGGAGGCGCTGAATGTGTTGCGCCGCACCGGTCTCGACGCCCTGCTGATCCTTGCGGGGGCCGCCGTGCTGGGGCTGCTCGTCTACGGCGCGGTGCACCGCGGCCTCCGGGCCCTCACGCGGGGGCTGGAGGGGGCGCTTCCCCTGCGCGGGGCGCTCCTCCGACGGACCCGCGGGCCGCTTCGCATGCTGGCGCCCGTGGCGTGCGTCTACCTGGCGCTTCCTGCCGTCCGCGCGTCCTTCTCCGACACGGCCCAGGCGGTGCTCGACAACGGGCTGCAGGGCCTGTTCGTCGTGGGGGTGGCCTGGGCGTTAATCGCAGTGCTGTACGCCGTGGAGGAGGCGGTCTCGGAGCGGTACACAACGGACGTGCCGGACAACCTGGAGGCCCGCAAGATCATCACGCAGACGCGCATCCTCCGCCGGATCGCCGCGACGGCCATCGTGGCCATTGCGGGCGGCATCGTGCTCATGCAGTACGATCCCCTCCGGGAACTGGGCACTGGCATCCTGGCGTCGGCGGGCATCGTGGGCATCGTCGTCGGCGTTGCGGCCCAGCGCACGCTCGGCGACCTCATTGCCGGCATCCAGATTGCCCTCACCCAGCCCATCCGGGTCGAGGACGTGGTCATCGTGGAGGGCGAGTTTGGGTGGATCGAAGAAATCACGCTGACCTACGTCGTGGTGCGTGTGTGGGACCGGCGGCGCATTGTGCTGCCCATCACGCACTTTTTGGAGCAGCCCTTTCAGAATTGGACTCGCACCTCGGCGGACCTCATCGGGACGGTTTTTTTGTACCTCGACTACACGGTGCCGGTCGAGGAGCTGCGCGAGGAGCTCCAGCGCATCGTGGAGGCGTCGACGCACTGGGACGGGGACGTGGTGGGGCTGCAGATGACCGACGCCTCCGAGCGCACCGTCACGCTGCGGGCCACCGCAAGCGCCAAGGACGCGTCCACGCTGTGGAGCCTGCGCTGCGAGATCCGCGAGCGGCTCGTGGCCTACATCCGCGAGCACCATCCCGACGCCCTGCCGGCGCTGCGCACGCGGCTCGATGGGCCGGGGGAGGGCGAACGCCCGGCCAGGGGCGGAGATGCATAG